The proteins below come from a single Asanoa ferruginea genomic window:
- a CDS encoding GntR family transcriptional regulator, giving the protein MDGIASLITIDRFSPVPLYFQVATTLEDLIESGQLPAGSRLDTEVTLADRLGLSRPTMRQAIQTLVDKGLVVRKRGVGTQVVHSAVRRKVELTSLDDDLRRANREPRTQVLAFSVAPAPEPIRAALHLEPGTEVFTIERLRFADDEPLALMHNHLPRAVAPGLTAAQLGERGLYQVLREHGVQLRIADQTIGARRATTAEARLLGEGRGAPLLTMQRTAYDHAGRAVEFGSHVYRADRYSFEVSLVAR; this is encoded by the coding sequence GTGGACGGCATCGCCAGCCTGATCACCATCGACCGGTTCAGCCCCGTGCCGCTCTACTTCCAGGTCGCCACCACCCTGGAGGACCTCATCGAGTCGGGCCAACTGCCGGCCGGCTCGCGGCTCGACACCGAGGTGACCCTCGCCGACCGGCTCGGCCTGTCCCGGCCGACCATGCGCCAGGCCATCCAGACGCTGGTCGACAAGGGCCTGGTGGTGCGCAAGCGGGGCGTCGGCACCCAGGTCGTGCACAGCGCGGTGCGCCGCAAGGTCGAGTTGACCAGCCTCGACGACGACCTGCGCCGGGCAAACCGGGAGCCGCGTACGCAGGTGCTGGCGTTCTCGGTCGCCCCGGCGCCGGAGCCGATCCGGGCCGCGCTGCACCTGGAGCCGGGCACCGAGGTCTTCACCATCGAGCGCCTGCGCTTCGCCGACGACGAGCCGCTGGCCCTGATGCACAACCACCTGCCCCGCGCCGTCGCGCCCGGCCTGACCGCGGCCCAACTCGGCGAACGCGGCCTCTACCAGGTGCTGCGCGAACACGGCGTGCAACTGCGGATCGCCGACCAGACGATCGGTGCTCGGCGGGCCACCACGGCCGAGGCGCGGCTGCTCGGCGAGGGCCGCGGCGCACCGTTGCTGACCATGCAGCGGACGGCGTATGACCACGCCGGCCGGGCGGTCGAGTTTGGCTCCCATGTCTACCGCGCCGACCGCTACTCGTTCGAGGTCTCGTTGGTCGCCCGCTGA
- a CDS encoding Gfo/Idh/MocA family protein, producing the protein MRIGLIGAGRIGALHASTLDSLPSVTGVVISDVDHERARVLADKVGAAAASIDDLLSAVDGVVVATNTETHRELIERAAAAGLPVFCEKPVAPDVAGTLSALAAVRAAGVPLQVGFQRRHDAGISAVRRAVTAGDLGTLHLVRSATHDPAPPPAGYVSTSGGIFRDCAVHDFDAVRWVTGREVVEVSAAGSNRGDAFFAAAGDVDTAVATLTLDDGTLAVCTATRYNGAGYDVRLEAHGSAGALTAGLDEHAPLPPMATGQPYAGFGERFRDAYAAELIAFVDLVAGRRPNTCPGEEALAALLVAEAADLSRRENRPVKLTEVAP; encoded by the coding sequence ATGCGCATCGGACTCATCGGTGCGGGACGCATCGGCGCCCTGCACGCCTCGACGCTGGATTCGTTGCCGTCCGTGACCGGCGTGGTGATCAGCGACGTCGACCACGAGCGGGCCCGGGTGCTCGCCGACAAGGTCGGCGCCGCGGCGGCCTCGATCGACGACCTGCTGAGCGCCGTCGACGGTGTCGTCGTCGCCACCAACACGGAGACCCACCGCGAGCTGATCGAGCGAGCCGCGGCCGCCGGGCTGCCGGTGTTCTGCGAGAAGCCGGTCGCACCCGACGTCGCCGGCACGCTGTCGGCACTGGCCGCCGTGCGCGCGGCCGGGGTGCCACTCCAGGTCGGGTTCCAGCGCCGGCACGACGCCGGCATCTCGGCTGTCCGGCGCGCGGTCACCGCCGGTGACCTCGGCACCCTGCACCTGGTGCGGTCGGCGACGCACGACCCCGCGCCGCCACCGGCCGGCTACGTTTCGACCTCCGGCGGGATCTTCCGCGACTGCGCGGTGCACGACTTCGACGCGGTCCGCTGGGTCACCGGGCGGGAAGTCGTCGAGGTGTCGGCGGCCGGGAGCAACCGCGGCGACGCCTTCTTCGCGGCGGCCGGCGATGTCGACACCGCCGTCGCGACGCTCACCCTCGACGACGGCACGCTCGCCGTCTGCACCGCGACCCGCTACAACGGCGCCGGCTACGACGTGCGGCTCGAGGCGCACGGGTCCGCCGGCGCGCTGACCGCCGGGCTCGACGAGCACGCGCCGCTGCCGCCGATGGCCACCGGGCAGCCCTACGCGGGCTTCGGCGAGCGGTTCCGCGACGCGTACGCTGCCGAGCTCATCGCCTTTGTCGACCTGGTCGCGGGCCGCCGGCCGAACACCTGTCCCGGCGAGGAAGCCCTGGCCGCGCTGCTCGTTGCCGAGGCCGCGGACCTGTCCCGCCGGGAGAATAGGCCCGTCAAGCTGACGGAGGTGGCGCCGTGA
- the iolC gene encoding 5-dehydro-2-deoxygluconokinase: MSPFDVVAVGRLGVDLYPEQIGVPLAAVRTFAKSLGGTAANVAVAAARHGRRVALVSGTGADPFGEYLHQELRGYGVDDRWVATVPDLPTPVTFCEIFPPDRFPIYFYRYPTAPDLRIDPAGLDLDALRQAGVLWLTGTGLSAEPSRSAHLAALRARERAPLTILDLDYRAQFWPDEAAAGEAFRAALPLVTVAVGNAEECAVATGEHDPERAAAALLAQGLELAVVKLGGEGVLGVTATETVRVPPVRVEVVNGLGAGDAFGGALCHGLLAGWPLARVLSFANAAGAHVAARLACAPDMPTSQEVEELVTAMSDDA; the protein is encoded by the coding sequence GTGAGTCCCTTCGATGTGGTCGCGGTCGGGCGGCTCGGTGTCGACCTCTATCCCGAGCAGATCGGGGTGCCGCTCGCCGCGGTGCGCACGTTCGCCAAGTCGCTCGGCGGCACGGCCGCCAACGTCGCGGTCGCCGCGGCCCGGCACGGCCGGCGGGTCGCCCTGGTCAGCGGCACCGGCGCCGACCCGTTCGGCGAATACCTCCACCAGGAACTGCGCGGCTACGGCGTCGACGACCGCTGGGTGGCGACCGTGCCCGACCTGCCGACCCCGGTCACGTTCTGCGAGATCTTCCCGCCCGACCGGTTCCCGATCTACTTCTACCGCTACCCGACCGCACCCGACCTGCGGATCGACCCGGCCGGCCTCGACCTCGACGCGCTGCGCCAGGCCGGCGTGCTCTGGCTGACCGGCACCGGCCTGTCCGCCGAGCCCAGCCGCTCGGCGCACCTGGCCGCGCTGCGCGCCCGCGAGCGGGCCCCGCTGACCATTCTCGACCTCGACTACCGGGCCCAGTTCTGGCCCGACGAGGCGGCGGCCGGCGAGGCCTTCCGCGCCGCGTTGCCGCTGGTCACCGTCGCGGTCGGCAACGCCGAGGAGTGTGCGGTCGCCACCGGCGAGCACGACCCCGAGCGGGCCGCCGCGGCGCTGCTCGCCCAGGGCCTCGAACTGGCCGTGGTCAAGCTCGGCGGCGAGGGCGTGCTCGGTGTGACCGCGACCGAGACGGTCCGGGTGCCGCCGGTGCGGGTCGAGGTGGTCAACGGGCTCGGCGCCGGCGACGCGTTCGGCGGCGCGCTCTGCCACGGGCTGCTCGCCGGCTGGCCGCTGGCCCGGGTGCTCTCGTTCGCCAACGCGGCCGGTGCCCACGTCGCCGCCCGGCTCGCCTGCGCCCCCGACATGCCGACATCCCAAGAGGTTGAGGAGCTGGTCACGGCGATGAGCGACGATGCGTGA
- a CDS encoding lanthionine synthetase LanC family protein yields the protein MSTRPPAARPPAAPRPAPLLDEVLGRTGSLLASGLPAPTGSVNYGAAGIAYALHRIATVRDDPELLATADVWAARAVAAVGDDAAFRSADLDIGPETVGVVSPFHTASGTYAVRALVSHASGEPGERSAAVEAFVRHSRRAETRLDLTLGRSGTLLAGALLLPVARDHAGLRDLGDDTAAGLLEEIRAPAAVADARYLGVAHGWAGVLFALLSWHRARRTPPPTTVVDRLAELAALAEPSGSGLRWPTSGRGAAGGLPRYLSGWCHGTAGYVQLWSVAYAMLADERHLALAEGAGRHTAAAADGAGNLCCGEAGQAYALLHLHRTTGDAHWLTAAKEQARRAVEHRDRARPAHSLYKGEVGVAVLLADLARPSTARMPFFEDEGW from the coding sequence GTGTCCACTCGACCGCCAGCCGCGCGACCGCCGGCCGCGCCGCGCCCCGCGCCGCTGCTCGACGAGGTCCTCGGCCGGACCGGATCGTTGCTCGCGTCCGGGCTGCCGGCGCCGACCGGCTCGGTCAACTACGGCGCCGCCGGCATCGCCTACGCGCTGCACCGGATCGCCACCGTTCGCGACGACCCCGAACTCCTCGCCACCGCCGACGTGTGGGCCGCCCGTGCCGTCGCGGCGGTGGGCGACGACGCGGCGTTCCGCAGTGCCGACCTCGACATCGGGCCCGAGACCGTCGGCGTCGTGTCGCCCTTCCACACGGCGAGCGGCACCTATGCCGTGCGGGCGCTGGTCAGCCACGCGTCGGGTGAACCCGGGGAACGCTCGGCCGCGGTCGAGGCGTTCGTGCGCCACTCGCGTCGCGCCGAAACGCGGCTCGATCTGACGCTGGGCCGCTCCGGCACCCTGCTGGCGGGTGCGCTCCTCCTGCCGGTGGCACGGGACCACGCCGGGCTGCGCGACCTGGGCGACGACACCGCCGCCGGCCTGCTGGAGGAGATCCGCGCACCGGCGGCCGTGGCCGACGCGCGCTACCTCGGTGTCGCGCACGGCTGGGCGGGCGTGCTGTTCGCCCTGCTGTCCTGGCACCGGGCCCGCCGCACGCCGCCGCCCACGACGGTTGTCGACCGGCTCGCCGAGTTGGCCGCCCTGGCCGAGCCCAGTGGCTCGGGGCTGCGCTGGCCCACCAGCGGGCGCGGCGCCGCCGGCGGGCTGCCGCGCTATCTGAGCGGGTGGTGCCACGGCACCGCCGGCTACGTGCAGCTCTGGTCGGTCGCCTACGCGATGCTCGCCGACGAACGGCACCTGGCGCTGGCCGAAGGCGCGGGCCGGCACACCGCGGCGGCCGCCGACGGTGCCGGCAACCTCTGCTGTGGCGAGGCCGGCCAGGCCTACGCGTTGTTGCACCTGCATCGGACCACGGGCGACGCGCACTGGCTGACCGCCGCGAAGGAGCAGGCGCGGCGAGCGGTGGAGCACCGCGACCGGGCCCGCCCGGCACACAGCCTCTACAAGGGCGAAGTCGGCGTCGCGGTGCTGCTGGCCGACCTGGCTCGGCCTTCGACGGCCCGGATGCCGTTCTTCGAAGACGAGGGATGGTGA
- a CDS encoding TIM barrel protein — MIRVAGAPISWGVCEVPGWGHCMPADRVLREMSALGLTATELGPDGYLPADPAERAELLGRHHLEVAGGFVPVVLHDPGHDPVPGVVRALTAWSGVLVLAAATGTDGYDTRPDLDALGWQTLLGNLDQINTAAAERGVTATLHPHIGTMVEGPDEVRRVLDGSAIPLCLDTGHLLAGGTDPAALAREVPGRIAHVHLKDVDAASAARVRAGEVSYTDAVRAGLYRPLGDGDVDIAAIVGALTAAGYAGWYVLEQDTMLDAEPAAGEGPVADVRRSLEHLRKVAA, encoded by the coding sequence GTGATCCGGGTGGCCGGAGCACCGATCTCGTGGGGCGTCTGCGAGGTGCCCGGCTGGGGGCACTGCATGCCCGCCGACCGAGTGCTGAGAGAAATGTCCGCGCTGGGGCTGACCGCGACCGAACTCGGTCCCGACGGCTACCTGCCCGCCGACCCGGCCGAACGCGCCGAGTTGCTCGGCCGGCACCACCTCGAGGTGGCCGGCGGCTTCGTCCCGGTCGTGCTGCACGACCCCGGCCACGACCCGGTGCCGGGCGTCGTCCGGGCGCTGACCGCATGGTCGGGCGTGCTCGTGTTGGCCGCCGCGACCGGCACCGACGGCTACGACACCCGGCCCGACCTCGACGCGCTCGGTTGGCAGACGCTGCTCGGCAACCTCGACCAGATCAACACGGCGGCGGCGGAGCGCGGCGTCACCGCGACCCTGCACCCGCACATCGGCACGATGGTGGAAGGGCCCGATGAGGTACGCCGGGTCCTCGACGGCTCGGCCATCCCGCTCTGTCTCGACACCGGGCACCTGCTGGCCGGCGGCACCGACCCGGCGGCGCTGGCCCGCGAGGTGCCCGGCCGGATCGCGCACGTCCACCTCAAAGACGTCGACGCGGCGTCGGCGGCGCGGGTGCGCGCCGGCGAGGTCAGCTACACCGACGCCGTCCGGGCCGGCCTGTATCGGCCGCTCGGCGACGGGGATGTCGACATCGCCGCGATCGTCGGCGCGCTGACCGCGGCCGGCTACGCCGGCTGGTATGTGTTGGAGCAGGACACGATGCTCGACGCGGAACCCGCCGCGGGCGAAGGGCCGGTCGCGGACGTCCGCCGGAGCCTGGAGCACCTGCGGAAGGTGGCGGCGTGA
- the iolB gene encoding 5-deoxy-glucuronate isomerase: MSWYRPQCAEVAPDGDGWRHTGLRIVTLAAGESTSWSTGPFEQVVVPLSGAAELTCDGSPITLHGRPDVFTAVTDLCYVPPGSQVTLGSAAGGRFAVASAFAAAGLPLRYRPASEVPVEVRGAGSATRQVNNLADASSFACQQLIVVEVLTPGGNWSSYPPHKHDEHRPDETELEEIYYFEVARGGAGYQRVYTSGPEREIDVLAEVRSGDVVLVPHGWHGPSMAAPGYDLYYLNVMAGPGDRAWRFRDDPAHAWIRDTWADQPIDPRVPFYGRPA; the protein is encoded by the coding sequence GTGAGCTGGTATCGCCCGCAGTGCGCGGAGGTCGCGCCGGACGGCGACGGGTGGCGGCACACCGGCCTGCGGATCGTCACGCTCGCGGCCGGGGAGTCGACCAGTTGGTCCACCGGGCCTTTCGAGCAGGTCGTGGTGCCGCTGTCCGGCGCGGCCGAGCTGACCTGTGACGGTTCACCGATCACGTTGCACGGCCGTCCTGACGTGTTCACCGCCGTCACCGACCTCTGCTACGTGCCGCCCGGCTCGCAGGTCACCCTCGGCAGTGCGGCCGGTGGCCGGTTCGCGGTCGCTTCCGCCTTCGCCGCGGCTGGTCTGCCGTTGCGCTACCGGCCGGCGAGCGAGGTGCCGGTCGAGGTGCGCGGTGCCGGGTCGGCGACCCGTCAGGTCAACAACCTGGCCGACGCGTCGTCGTTCGCCTGCCAGCAGCTGATCGTGGTCGAGGTGCTCACCCCGGGCGGCAACTGGTCCAGCTATCCGCCGCACAAGCACGACGAGCACCGTCCTGATGAGACGGAGCTCGAAGAGATCTACTACTTCGAGGTGGCCCGCGGTGGCGCCGGCTATCAGCGCGTCTACACCAGCGGCCCGGAGCGGGAGATCGACGTGCTTGCCGAGGTGCGCAGCGGCGACGTGGTGCTGGTGCCGCACGGCTGGCACGGCCCGTCGATGGCGGCGCCCGGCTACGACCTCTACTACCTCAACGTGATGGCCGGGCCGGGTGACCGGGCCTGGCGGTTCCGCGACGACCCCGCGCACGCCTGGATCCGCGACACCTGGGCGGACCAGCCGATCGACCCGCGCGTTCCGTTCTACGGGAGGCCCGCATGA
- a CDS encoding Cgl0159 family (beta/alpha)8-fold protein, producing the protein MRDDTLRELVRTRAEEPERLAVTAAARRRRPLLPARGRLMLIAADHPARGAFSVGGRPMAMADRIDLLDRMLLALSRPGVDGVLGTPDLIDDLLLLGALDDKVVIGSMNRGGIPGTAFEIDDRFTAYRADSLVAGNLDGGKMLLRIDPTDPATAATLEGCGNAVNGLAANRLMAMVEPFWVRRDAAGRALNDLSPDAVIRSIAIAQGLGTTSAYTWLKVPVVAEMERVLTASTLPALLLGGDPGEAPEETYASWQKALRLPTVRGLVVGRTLLYPPDDDVAAAVDTAVSLL; encoded by the coding sequence ATGCGTGACGACACGCTGCGGGAGCTGGTCCGGACCCGCGCGGAGGAGCCCGAGCGGCTCGCCGTGACGGCCGCCGCCCGGCGCCGCCGCCCGCTGCTGCCCGCCCGCGGCCGGCTGATGCTCATCGCGGCCGACCATCCGGCCCGCGGCGCGTTCTCGGTCGGCGGCCGCCCGATGGCCATGGCCGACCGCATCGACCTGCTCGACCGGATGCTGCTCGCGCTGTCCCGACCCGGTGTCGACGGGGTGCTCGGCACCCCGGACCTGATCGACGACCTGCTGCTGCTCGGCGCGCTCGACGACAAGGTGGTCATCGGCTCGATGAACCGCGGCGGGATCCCGGGCACCGCGTTCGAGATCGATGACCGGTTCACCGCCTACCGCGCCGACTCGCTGGTCGCGGGCAACCTCGACGGCGGCAAGATGCTGCTCCGGATCGACCCGACCGATCCGGCCACGGCGGCGACCCTGGAGGGGTGCGGCAACGCGGTCAACGGGCTCGCCGCCAACCGGCTGATGGCGATGGTCGAGCCTTTCTGGGTACGCCGTGACGCGGCCGGCCGGGCACTCAACGACCTGTCGCCCGACGCGGTGATCCGGTCGATCGCGATCGCGCAGGGGCTCGGCACGACGTCCGCGTACACCTGGCTCAAGGTCCCGGTCGTGGCCGAGATGGAGCGGGTGCTGACCGCGAGCACCCTGCCGGCGCTGCTGCTCGGCGGCGACCCGGGCGAGGCGCCCGAGGAGACCTACGCGTCGTGGCAGAAGGCGCTGCGGCTGCCGACGGTGCGCGGCCTGGTGGTCGGCCGGACGCTGCTCTACCCGCCCGACGACGACGTGGCGGCCGCGGTGGACACGGCGGTGAGCCTGCTGTGA